One genomic window of Arachis stenosperma cultivar V10309 chromosome 10, arast.V10309.gnm1.PFL2, whole genome shotgun sequence includes the following:
- the LOC130957978 gene encoding uncharacterized protein LOC130957978, giving the protein MVSKAKKTTIKSLKDLRGSRRSWRKKSPLRKAVSASTAILASIHRRISRLLTKLTPNHKIKDNNKNVPYKLLKKTKTAPAPNDLDFQVSEDPFASVRKTLSFQDVDSTKICHLPPQPSHRRRKTVFLDLDETLVHSKPSPAPEHYDFVVRPVIDGAEIEFYVLKRPGLEEFLSALAAKFEVVIFTAALREYAELVLDRLDKDNRYLSHRLYRDSCRPVDGRLVKDLSETGRELDRVVIVDDNPNSFSKQPENAIMIKPFIDNLWDTELWKLRKFFDACDCFDDTREAISHYYPIKLHHH; this is encoded by the coding sequence ATGGTTTCAAAGGCAAAGAAAACAACAATTAAATCGCTAAAGGACCTCCGCGGAAGCCGCCGTAGCTGGCGGAAGAAATCGCCGTTGAGAAAAGCAGTCTCCGCCTCCACAGCCATCCTCGCCTCCATCCACCGCCGCATTTCCAGGCTACTCACCAAACTCACCCCAAACCACAAGATCAAAGACAACAACAAGAACGTTCCGTACAAACTCCTCAAGAAGACCAAAACAGCACCGGCGCCCAACGATTTGGACTTCCAAGTTTCCGAGGATCCCTTCGCATCCGTTCGTAAAACCTTATCCTTCCAAGACGTCGATAGCACCAAGATTTGCCACCTTCCGCCGCAGCCGTCCCACCGGAGAAGGAAGACGGTGTTCCTCGACTTGGACGAGACTCTGGTCCACTCCAAGCCCTCGCCGGCGCCGGAGCATTACGACTTCGTCGTGAGGCCGGTGATCGACGGCGCGGAGATTGAGTTCTACGTCCTTAAGCGTCCCGGCTTGGAGGAGTTCCTGTCGGCGCTGGCGGCGAAGTTCGAGGTGGTGATTTTCACGGCGGCGCTGCGGGAGTACGCGGAGCTGGTGCTTGACAGGCTTGATAAGGACAACCGGTACCTGTCGCACAGGCTTTACCGGGACTCGTGCCGGCCGGTAGACGGGAGGTTGGTGAAGGATCTGTCGGAAACGGGTCGGGAGTTGGATCGGGTGGTGATAGTAGACGATAACCCGAACTCATTCTCGAAACAACCCGAAAATGCGATCATGATAAAGCCTTTTATTGATAATCTTTGGGACACTGAGCTTTGGAAGCTTAGAAAGTTCTTTGATGCTTGCGATTGCTTTGATGATACGAGAGAAGCTATCAGTCACTACTATCCCATCAAATTGCACCATCATTAG